In the Geoanaerobacter pelophilus genome, TAATCTGGTTCCCTTCATGCGCCGCCGCAAGGAGCAGATTGCCACACCTTGGTTTGCCAGCAGCTAAACGCTCGTCGGGTGTTTCCAGACCATGGTCCATTGCATTACGGATCAAATGGATAAGGGGGTCGCCAATTTCGTCAACAACAGACCGGTCCAATTCGGTTTCTTCACCCATCAACTGAAGATCAACCTCCTTGCCAAGGTCTCTGGCCAGGTTCCTGACAATTCGAGGGAACTTCTTGAAAACCTTTTCGACAGGGATCATCCTCATTTTGAGCACTTGCATCTGTAATTCTGAGGTGACAAAATTAAGCCTTTTGGTAAGTTTGCTGAAATCCTCAGGAAAGCTGTCGAGTGAGATTTCCCCCTGATAGTTACTATTCAACTGAATCATCCGGTTACGTTCCAGCACAAGCTCGCCGACTTGGTTCATCAAGTCATCAAGCCTTTTAACATCAACTCTAACCGTTGTATTGTCGGAAAGGTCTTCCCCGCCTTTTGTCTCTACCGCCTTTACAGGCTGTTTTGACGGAACCATAGCTGTCGCTTCTTTTGCCGCAACCTGTGGAGGTACAGGCTGAGGCTCTTGACTGGTTGCGGCATCAGAAGGCTCTGGAACTGTTGCCGCAGCTTCAGCCTTTTCACTCTTCTTTTTCTTTCCTTTTCCTTCAGCTTTGGCAGTTTTTTTGTCACTAGGAGCAGTTTCAGCTGTTGACGGGTCTACGGGTTGGGCAACAACAGCAGAAGCTGAAAGCAGTGGAATCAGCTTCTCGATGGTACCGTCAACCTCCCGCTCTTGAATATCCCCCCCTTTAATGTCGTTTACCAATACTTTAACCAGATCAACGGCTTCAAGTATCACATCCATTATCTCGGGCGATACGGTAAGCTCTCCCTTCCGAAGACGATTCAAAACATCCTCGGTCTTGTGAGTCACCTTAACCAGCAGTTCAAAACCAAGGAAACTGGAGGCACCCTTGACCGTATGGATAGAACGAAATATCCGGTTTAGCAGATCAGGGTCGTCAGAAGATTTTTCCAAGGTAACCAGGTCATCATCCAGTTTTTCCAATAACTCGGTTGTTTCGGTAAGAAAACCTTCTAAAAGTTCTTGATCTTCAATTTCTAATGACATGGGATACCCTCACTTGCAGAATTCATAAACAAACTCAGCATTAAAAATAACTCGCTAGCCCTAAAGATTGCTCAGGATTTTCCTGTCTTCTTTAGATGACATTTTTTCCAGATCGAGAAGAATGAGCAGGCGCTCTGGCTGGTTTATCACACCTGACATACACTCCTGGTCAATACCACTTGTCGCAACCGGCGGAGGAGGCTGAATTTCATGCTGAGCAATCCTGATGACTTCTGAAACTGAATCGACGATAAACCCCATAAGTTCACCATCGACATCCATGACCATAATTCTGGTACTCTTATCATTTTCTATCTCACCAAGACCAAACCTTCTCCTGATTGACATGATCGGGATAACTTTACCCCTGAGATTAATAACTCCTTCCACATAATGAGGCGTGTTAGGAACCCTTGTAATGCTCGGCATGCGAATAATCTCCCGCACTTTAAGCACGTCAACACCATACTCTTCCTCATCCAGGTTGAAGCTGACCAGTTGAATAAGCTCGCCGGAAGCATCCTCTTTATTTTTCTGATCCCTATGAACGGTCAGTGCATTTTCCATTGCTCGCTTCCCCTTTCAAGATCCGTATCATATATTTACCCGAAGTTCTGCCCATCGGCAATTGCACTAAAGCAATTTTAATTGATCACTACATAAATTTAATTAACTGCCACAGTTTTGACATATTTGAACATCCTGCAGACTAAGTAGCGGAAACATCTCCGAATCATCTTTTTCGTTAAACGGCTAGAGGCCTATTTCAAGCCCAAAAACCCTCAAGTCATTTTATTGACTTTACACTTGTATGTGTTATAGTAGGCCGCGATATGAAATCTCTTCGGCTTATAACTATGTAACTTTAATTGCCGAGATGAGGAAGCCATGGAAAACACCAAAATTCTGATCGCTGATGACGACAAGAAAACCCGGGATTTTGTGGCTGCATTCCTGAGCTACAAAGGATATCAGGTTTTTCAGGCTTCTGATGGCCAGGATGCCCTCGAAAAGATTGAGATTAACGACGTAAATCTTGTCATAACAGATTTGATGATGCCGAGAGTAAATGGCATTGAATTTATAAAAAAATTAAAAGCGATGCGCCCTGAAATAGTCACCATCGCTTATAGCGCCTTTGCGAACTCAGAAATGACCGCAAACCTCCTTAAAGCCGGGGCTTTTTTCTACCTCGAAAAACCATTTAACCTTGAAGAGCTGGAAACTCACGTCAGGCGTGGACTTGAACACCATTCTCTGCAGAACCAAAGCTTCAGATCCAAGCCATGCATCAAGAATAGAACTCTGCTCAACAATATCATCGGCGAGAGCGACAAAATGCTCGCGCTGTTTGAACTGATTGAAAAAGTTGCAAGCTCTGACTCTACAGTTCTTCTCCAAGGAGAATCAGGCACAGGAAAAGAACTGGTGGCCCGGGCAATTCATGACTTGAGCAATAGGCGGCAGAAAAATTTTGTGCCGGTCAACTGCGCAGCAATTCCTGATGAGCTCCTCGAAAGTGAGCTTTTCGGTCATGTCAAAGGGTCTTTTACCGGCGCAATCGCTACAAGAATAGGCAGATTCGAAATGGCCGACAAAGGAACACTTTTTCTTGATGAGATTGGCGACATGAAGCCGAGTCTTCAGGTAAAACTCCTCAGGGTTCTGCAAAACAGAGAATTAGAACCTGTCGGTTCCACAACCACTAAAAAGGTTGACGTAAGAATAATTGCCGCAACGAATCAAAATCTTGAAAAAATGGTTGCAACCAAAGAGTTCAGAGAAGATCTGTATTACAGAATATCTGTCATCCCCATTATTCTGCCCCCGCTTCGTGAGCGACAAGGCGACATTCCTCTTTTGATCAGCTCCTTTCTGGAGCGCTTTAGCAACAGCAAATATCAGAAGGTACGAGGGATAGATTCGTCAGCCCTCAATTTGCTTCGCAATTACGACTGGCCCGGCAACGTTCGCGAACTTGAAAATCTGATAGAACGGATGGTTATCCTCAAAGGAAGCGGCACAATTTCCGCAAATGACCTGCCTGAAAAGTACCGAGGACGTAAAGCAACCACTCCGCAGGAATCGATTACACTACCAGATAACGGTTTCTGCCTTAACAGCGCAGTTGAGGAATTTGAAAATCAATTAATTCTCCAGGCATTGGAAAAGACCTCCGGCAACAAGAAAGAGGCAGCAATCCTCTTAAACCTAAAAAGAACGACTCTTATCGAAAAACTTAAGAAAAAGAAATTGTCAATTCCTGGTTCCAGCATGACTATATAGCTTCAACGAAAAGGCTTTTCCCTAGCAGTCATGGCACGCCAACTGCATTAACACTCAACATGTCCATCAACATGATTGAGTCCAACAAAATATCCTCACTGAGCCAATCTACCTCAAAAACATCCAGCAATAAGGGGTTGTCAGCCGGATCGTTTTCCGAAGCAATATCTTCCGCAACGCAAAGCCTTATAACACGCGCAGAAAAGGATTCTTCCGTAGCCATGGCGACCGCCGAACTTCTGCAATTGCAGATGATGAAAAGCGCCTTATCCCTCGGAGATGACGTCAAGACTTCTGCCAACTCTTTCGATTTGCCTGTCAAACTTACCTTATCCGACCTGATCGCCAAGCGTCAAAATGTCGACAATACTTTAAACTCAACGCCAATAGCTCAAAACACAACACACATTGAAACTCCTTCCCAACGATCTGAAGGAAACATCCAAGAAGTTATAACCAGAGCCTCAGAGAAATACGGCGTTGATGGTGCATTGATAAAAGCCGTAATAAAGGCTGAAAGCAATTTCAACCCTTCAGCCCTGTCACACGCCGGGGCGCAAGGGCTCATGCAACTGATGCCTTCAACTGCTAGAGGTCTGGGAGTAGTGGACTCCTATAACCCCGAACAAAACGTAATGGCAGGCACACGTTTCCTTAAGGACATGCTGAACCGATACCATGGGAACCTAGATTCTGCACTGGCAGCCTACAATTGGGGCCCAGGGAATGTGGATAGAAAAGGGACGTCTTCACTGCCTCAGGAAACCAGGGAATATCTCGCGAAAGTCAAAACCTACTACAACCAGTACCTTGGCTAACAACTGCTTGAATGCAAGAAAACGAAAAGCGGTCGAGATTCTCGGCCGCTTTTCGTTTTGCACAACTAAAATATTTCTTTTTTATTAGCTACGCGTTCTACTCGCGCACATACGTATCCTGGTCTGACTTGTCCACCATTCTCATTACATGCATATACTCGTCTTCGATCATATCATAGTGATTCTGAGTCTCTTTGACCACCTGCTCGAAGACCTTCTTTACCAGAGGATCTACGATATCCTGGGCAAGAAGAGTATACTGCTCGATAGTTGCTTTCTCTTCTTTCATAGCAATTTCAAGGGCTTTTTGCTCATGGGTCTTGTCATCAATTGCCTTCTCCAGAGCAATTATCGTGGCTCCCTTCTTGTTGGGAGGAGAATCAATGAACGATTTGAAATCACCAAACTCACTGCCTTTGTAATGGTCAAAAAACAGCTTTAAATGCCCGACCTCTTCGTTGGCGAGCAGATCAAAAACTTTCTTTGCCCGTTCATTAGCGGTCACTGACGCTGCACGTCTATAAAAATCCATGCTATCTTTTTCAGCCTGCACTGCCAGCCTTATAGCCTCTTGCATCGTGTATTCCTTGCCCATATGCGCCTCCTTAAACCAAATAGTCTTTTTTATATATTGTAAACACAAGTATATCGGCTATAAAACTGCAGTCAATCGTTCCTCATGCAATTTTGTAGCAGCAAGGAGATCATTAACAACAACACCTGCCATGGTTAAACCGAATATTCCAGGGAGATA is a window encoding:
- a CDS encoding chemotaxis protein CheA, with protein sequence MSLEIEDQELLEGFLTETTELLEKLDDDLVTLEKSSDDPDLLNRIFRSIHTVKGASSFLGFELLVKVTHKTEDVLNRLRKGELTVSPEIMDVILEAVDLVKVLVNDIKGGDIQEREVDGTIEKLIPLLSASAVVAQPVDPSTAETAPSDKKTAKAEGKGKKKKSEKAEAAATVPEPSDAATSQEPQPVPPQVAAKEATAMVPSKQPVKAVETKGGEDLSDNTTVRVDVKRLDDLMNQVGELVLERNRMIQLNSNYQGEISLDSFPEDFSKLTKRLNFVTSELQMQVLKMRMIPVEKVFKKFPRIVRNLARDLGKEVDLQLMGEETELDRSVVDEIGDPLIHLIRNAMDHGLETPDERLAAGKPRCGNLLLAAAHEGNQIIISIKDDGKGLDPEKIGRKALEKGLITEEQLAGMMAREILDLIFLPGFSTKEKASDLSGRGVGMDVVRTNIKKLNGIIDIKSELGKGSEFILKLPLTLAIIQSLLVEVEGEIYSIPLSAVLETLRVEQKEFHSIGGREMLKLRDIVLPLVRLERVFNVERKGEGDGSCYVVVVGVGEKRVGLIVTRLLGQQEVAIKSLGKYLTNLAGIAGSTILGDGSVALIVDPVSLVEGNEAGNAGR
- a CDS encoding chemotaxis protein CheW, whose amino-acid sequence is MENALTVHRDQKNKEDASGELIQLVSFNLDEEEYGVDVLKVREIIRMPSITRVPNTPHYVEGVINLRGKVIPIMSIRRRFGLGEIENDKSTRIMVMDVDGELMGFIVDSVSEVIRIAQHEIQPPPPVATSGIDQECMSGVINQPERLLILLDLEKMSSKEDRKILSNL
- a CDS encoding sigma-54-dependent transcriptional regulator, with protein sequence MENTKILIADDDKKTRDFVAAFLSYKGYQVFQASDGQDALEKIEINDVNLVITDLMMPRVNGIEFIKKLKAMRPEIVTIAYSAFANSEMTANLLKAGAFFYLEKPFNLEELETHVRRGLEHHSLQNQSFRSKPCIKNRTLLNNIIGESDKMLALFELIEKVASSDSTVLLQGESGTGKELVARAIHDLSNRRQKNFVPVNCAAIPDELLESELFGHVKGSFTGAIATRIGRFEMADKGTLFLDEIGDMKPSLQVKLLRVLQNRELEPVGSTTTKKVDVRIIAATNQNLEKMVATKEFREDLYYRISVIPIILPPLRERQGDIPLLISSFLERFSNSKYQKVRGIDSSALNLLRNYDWPGNVRELENLIERMVILKGSGTISANDLPEKYRGRKATTPQESITLPDNGFCLNSAVEEFENQLILQALEKTSGNKKEAAILLNLKRTTLIEKLKKKKLSIPGSSMTI
- a CDS encoding lytic transglycosylase domain-containing protein; its protein translation is MSINMIESNKISSLSQSTSKTSSNKGLSAGSFSEAISSATQSLITRAEKDSSVAMATAELLQLQMMKSALSLGDDVKTSANSFDLPVKLTLSDLIAKRQNVDNTLNSTPIAQNTTHIETPSQRSEGNIQEVITRASEKYGVDGALIKAVIKAESNFNPSALSHAGAQGLMQLMPSTARGLGVVDSYNPEQNVMAGTRFLKDMLNRYHGNLDSALAAYNWGPGNVDRKGTSSLPQETREYLAKVKTYYNQYLG
- a CDS encoding ferritin-like domain-containing protein produces the protein MGKEYTMQEAIRLAVQAEKDSMDFYRRAASVTANERAKKVFDLLANEEVGHLKLFFDHYKGSEFGDFKSFIDSPPNKKGATIIALEKAIDDKTHEQKALEIAMKEEKATIEQYTLLAQDIVDPLVKKVFEQVVKETQNHYDMIEDEYMHVMRMVDKSDQDTYVRE